tcctcccacctcagcctgtggTGTCTAGATCAGAACTTGGATGTAAGGTTTTAATGTTGGAATGGAGCTAGTAAATTTGAATAAAAAGTAAACGTAAAATATTCTGAAGAAGCTGTGTAACTCAGGGACTGGGAATATTGGAGACCATACAACTCCAAGCAAGGAGATTGTGTCATATCAGGGAGGTTTGACTGGACTTTAACTGATATGGCTAAGGAATCTGAAACTTAGTCAATTATATTCTGtttcaagaagaaacaaaatagactaataaaaaatatctaggccacgcatggtggctcacgcctgtaatcctaacactttgggaggccaaggcaggtggataatttgaggtcaggagttcgagactagcctggccaacatggtgaaaccccatctctactaaaaatacaaacaatagccaggcatggtagcggacacctgtaatcccagctactcgggaggctgaggcaaagaaggtggagattgaggttgcagtgagccaagatcgcagcactgcattctaacctgggcgacagagtgagactctgtctcaaaaaaaacaaaaaccccaggcacggtggctcacacctgtaatctcagcactttgggaggccgaggcaggcagaacacctgaggtcaggagttcaaaaccagcttgaccaacatggagaaaccctgtctctactaaaaatgcaaaattagccgggcgtggtggtggatgcctgtaatcccagctacttgggagactaaggcaggagaatcacttgaacccgggaggcagaggttgtgatgagctgagatcacaccattgcactccaggatgggcaacaagagcataactccatctcaaagaaaacaaacaagatctTTAAGGTTCTAGAAAAGGAGGGCCCCAAAACAAGAATTGGGtagtgttggctgggtgcagtggctcactcctgtaatcccagcactttaggaggctgaggcgggcagatcacctgaggtcgggagttcgagaccagcctgaccaacatgcagaaacccccatctctattaaaaatacaaaattagacgggcatggtggcacatgcctgtaattccagctactcgggaggctgaggcaggagaatcgcttgaacccgggaggcggaggttgcagtgagcagagatcacgccattgcactccagcctgggcgacaagagtgaaactgtctctcaaaaaagTAAAGATCTGGGTAGTGTTTGTCTAACATAACCAGAGAAAACGTTTCACAGGAATGAATATTTTACTCCACTGTGGAGCGAGTTTTACCAAAGCTTGGGTGTGAAATCTTCTGAAATTTTGATGTATAAATTCCAGCCAAGAATAGCCCATTCAATCTTCTGAGAGAACTCTGGCATATTAGGACCCAGGCTGAGAGGCAAgcaggaggggaagaaaaaaagaaaggcctaTGGGCATTCTGGGCTTTTTTGTGCTGGGAGGATTAAGAGAAAAGAGATGTAAACATCAGGAACCTTTGCATAGGGTGTTTAGCCAGTTTGGGCAGCTCTCCAAGCTCTACAAATAGGGCACCACCAGGGAGTGTGGGGTTCTTCAGATCATCCATGGCCCCTTACTCTGAAAAGGAGGTGAAGGTGGTAGATCCCCATACTGCTCAAGCccaattgtttgtttgttttttttttttagatggagtcttgctctgtcgcccaggctggagttcagtggcacaatctcagctcactgcaacctctgcctcccgaattctagtgattctcctgcctcagcctcctgagtggctgggattacaggcgtgcgccaccatgcccagctagtttttgtatttttagtagagatggggtttcaccatgttggccaggctggtcttgaactcctgacctcacgaggagtgatccgcccacctcggcctcccaaagtgctgggattacaggtgtgagccaccatgcccagcctcaagccCAAATTTTATGGTACCTCTCATACAGAGCTCTGGGGGGAATGAAATGAACGTGCTAAGATTCAAACAGATAGTTATCTCAGCTTCACCACCCTCCCTCAAGAAGGAAGACACAGTAAAAGGCTATTTCTGTAGCGCACTTTATAGACCAAAGCTTAGACGAGGTGGAGGCTGAAGACCTGAGAAGCTGAGTCAGAGAAGACAGATGCCAGCCCTTCGTCAAGGCAAGCCTCTTTGAATACACCTTGGAACTTCCAAACACCCGTTCCCATTGTCATCCTCTTCTGGTCTAGAGAACTCAGCTCCTTCTGGGTCTCAGGGTTGGGGAGTACCTTTATCAGAAGGGAATGAAGGAAATCCCATCACCAGTTCCACCCCTCTAGGCCAGCTCAGTCTGTGGCCTCCATCTTGGTCCCCCGGGGCACCAGGAAGATGGTCCCATCGGCAGCCTGTTGCAGCGCGTACTCTTCAGGAGAGTAGCTGTTGCCTGATTCATCCCGAAGGTGCTGGAAAATGTCACGATACAGCTCTGTCAGCTGTTGGCGCATGACCTCCAGGGTCCGGTCTGCCTCCCCGCGGGCCCTGAGAAGCCGCTCCCGTTCATTGCTCAGCCGCTCCAGCTCCCGCTCCAGCTgcacgatggtttccagcttcctctTGCGGCAGTTCTGGGCTGCCACCTTGTTTTTGCCCCGTCGTCGGATGTCCCGGACTAGCGCCAGCTGGCTCTCTGTCAGCGGGTACCTCGCCAATAGCTCATTAAAATCATCTACCGGCAAGTTGACGATCTTGTCCGTAGGAAAAGGAATCTTCATGGCCAAGGCCCGACGTTCATCCCGACTCCCTGCCTCCCCCCGTGCAGTGGGCTTAGCCCGCACAGGGCCTGAGGCGGGCTCTAAGGCCAAGGGGGTCTCAGCAGCTGGCAAGGTATAGTTGGAGTGGGCCAAAGAGTTGGGCATGAGTGAGTAGGGGTACTCCACCGGGTACATCTCCACATACTCGCTGCGGCGCCGACCAGCCTCTGTCCCCTCCAGCTCAAGAGATTCAGCATCACTATAGTTGAGGGATAATCCTGAGTCGGATTCTGGGTCTTCTTGGGGCTTAGGTGGCCCCACTGGCAGCCCAATGTCCAGGAGAGCTAAGGGGTCTTGGAGTGGCTCACTGAGCAGGCCTGAGAGGCTCAGTGGCTTGGAGACTGGTATGGTCATGTTGCCATAGGAGTATGGGGCGTCTGGGACATGGGATGTAGATGCTGGGAGCTCATAAGGTGGTGGAGGAAGTGGGAAGCCAGCATCTGGGTGGATTGAGCAGGGGCAGTAAGTTGTGTGTGGTGGAGGTCCAAGGTATGAGGCTGGGGCTTGGGGCTCAAACGATGGCTCACTTGGAGCATTTAGACCCTGCAAGGAAAGACACAAAGAGATTTGGAGACAGACTAAGGAAGAAAAACCAACACTCTCTCAGGACCAAGCTGGATTCTTCTGAAAGACCCAGTGAGATAGTAACAAGGAAACAAAGTTGCCATAATCATTGGAAGCTTCTTGCAAAGTTCTGATACAGTTGTTCCAAGAATAATGCAGCTtaaggccgggagcggtggctcatgcctgtaatcccaacactatgggaggccaggtggcagatcacctgaggtcaggagttcaagaccagcctggacaacatggtgaaaccccatctctgctaaaaatacaaaaattagctgggcatggtggtgaacgcctgtaatcccagctacttgggaggctgaggcaggagaactgcttgaaccctggaggtggagatttaagtgagccaagatggtgccactatactccagcctaggtgacagagcaagactccatctcaaaaaaagaaaaaacgaaaaaCGCAGCTTTAGCAAGAATGGAAGTCACTGAGGTTGGACTGCAGAAAAGTCTACCTAACACTGGAACAATTATGAACTCTCCTTGGAAAAGCTCTTACTGGGTTGAAATGGCTCATGTtcgtccaggcgtggtggctcaggcctataatcccagcattttgggaggttaacgcgggcagatcacgaggtcagatcgagcccatcctggctaacacagtgaaaccccctgtctctactaaaaatacaaaaaaaatagccgggtgtggtggcaggtgcctgtagtcccagctactcgggaggctgaggcaggagaatgacctgggaggcagagctcgcagtgagccaagatcgtgccactgtactccagcctgggcgccagagcgagactccatctcaaaaaaaaaaaaaaaaaagaaatggctcatgttcctttatttccttcaggAAGTCAAAGCCTTGTTATTCAAGATGACCCCTCAGAACCCTTTCCTGCTGCAGTTATCTAGGGTCAAAGGGTCAAGTTCAGATCCTGGCCATGCCCCGGATGCCCAGCAGAGGGAGCTGCTGTGTGGGAAGAGGGCCTAGGGCAGATCCTGAGGGtgctaggcatggtagcagggCAGTAAAAGGGTGTGGGCTGGGGGCTAAGAAGCACCTTGGGGAGCCAGCACAAACTTTGCCGTCTCCTCTTCAGTCCCTCTGTCCCTGCCCAGGTGCAGTGAGAAGTAGAGAACGTGCTAGAAACAAGGCCCCCAACCCACATCGGGGAGCCACCCTGCTCCAGCCCAGCTGGGGACAAAGGCATCATTGTTAAGCCAACAGTCACCCCTTTGTCCAAGTAGCAGGAGGAGAGGACCCTGGCATAGTCCAACTCCCCTTCCTGAGGCCCCTGAACTACTGCTCTGCTACCTGGAGTAAACGGACCCAGTTGCCAAGGGCAGGCAGAGGTAATGACGGAAGAAGATGGCAGGATCAGAGAGGCATGTCAGAAGAGAAGAAGGTGAGCAAGGGAAGGACAGAAGGAGGTGGGATAGAGAGAGATGTGGGTCAAGTGGCTGCTGAGAGAGCATACACTCCCTATCAGATCATTCCCTCCCCACCACTGCTCCTCCACTCCTCCTCCTCAATGTTCCTCAGTGTCTTCCATCCAGATCTTTCCCAGTTCTTCCTTTCCCAGTGCCTGAAGCATTACCAGCCCTGAGCCCTGCTTGCTCCCGCCCTCTGCCTCAGTCCAGGTCAACtccctgcttctctcttctctgacACACGCTCTCCCCACCCTATCCCACCCTTACTCACCTGCAGCTCAGTGATGGACATGATCTCTTGCCAAGTCAGTTCCATCTCTCCTAGCTCTGAAGTGGACAGCTGTATCACCCTGTTCCTGCTCTGCTGGGGAGGACACGGGGACATCCTACTGGGCCAGAGTCTGGTCCAGGTTCCTGGAAAGCCCAGATGGCTCTGGAAACCTGTGTCAAAGGAAAAGAGGTGTTAGAGCTACACCTGCTAGGATCAGCAAGTTTGCACTACCTCCTTGGAGGGGCTCCCTCCAGCTTCCCCTGA
This sequence is a window from Theropithecus gelada isolate Dixy chromosome 11, Tgel_1.0, whole genome shotgun sequence. Protein-coding genes within it:
- the NFE2 gene encoding transcription factor NF-E2 45 kDa subunit, which gives rise to MSPCPPQQSRNRVIQLSTSELGEMELTWQEIMSITELQGLNAPSEPSFEPQAPASYLGPPPHTTYCPCSIHPDAGFPLPPPPYELPASTSHVPDAPYSYGNMTIPVSKPLSLSGLLSEPLQDPLALLDIGLPVGPPKPQEDPESDSGLSLNYSDAESLELEGTEAGRRRSEYVEMYPVEYPYSLMPNSLAHSNYTLPAAETPLALEPASGPVRAKPTARGEAGSRDERRALAMKIPFPTDKIVNLPVDDFNELLARYPLTESQLALVRDIRRRGKNKVAAQNCRKRKLETIVQLERELERLSNERERLLRARGEADRTLEVMRQQLTELYRDIFQHLRDESGNSYSPEEYALQQAADGTIFLVPRGTKMEATD